The Hydra vulgaris chromosome 11, alternate assembly HydraT2T_AEP genome contains a region encoding:
- the LOC124814044 gene encoding uncharacterized protein LOC124814044 isoform X2 has protein sequence MATFVWILSLLARKNDVKLCSSRVSKENHLLAILIKLQLGLLNKDIAFRFSVCKSVISRILRNWLPALAICLQPLIKWPSKCVIRSNLPECFMKKFRNCVCIIDCYEIFIEGPSNLTTRAQSWSNYKHNITVKYLIGISPTGAITFLSGGWGGRVLDKEITNQSAFFKYINFADCILADREFLIKDELAEKGANLYIPAF, from the coding sequence ATGGCAACATTTGTATGGATTCTTTCTTTATTAGCAAGGAAAAATGATGTAAAGCTTTGTTCATCTCGTGTATCAAAAGAAAACCATTTATTAGCTATACTTATAAAGTTGCAACTTGGgttgttaaataaagatattgcaTTTCGTTTTAGTGTCTGTAAAAGTGTAATATCCAGAATTTTGAGAAATTGGTTACCAGCACTAGCCATTTGTTTACAACCCTTAATAAAATGGCCTAGTAAATGTGTAATAAGAAGTAACCTGCCAGAGTGTTTTATGAAGAAGTTTAGAAACTGTGTATGCATAATTGACTGCTATGAGATTTTTATTGAAGGACCATCAAATTTAACAACTCGTGCTCAATCATGGTCAAATTATAAACACAACATTACAGTAAAATACTTAATCGGGATCAGTCCGACAGGTGCAATTACTTTTTTGTCTGGTGGTTGGGGAGGTCGAGTTTTGGACAAGGAGATAACAAATCAATCTGcctttttcaaatatataaattttgcagatTGCATTTTAGCAGATAGGGAATTCCTCATTAAAGATGAGCTTGCAGAGAAAGGAGCAAACCTTTACATTCCAgcattttaa
- the LOC124814176 gene encoding uncharacterized protein LOC124814176 isoform X2, producing the protein MPDSCCVVGCANRRSFTKFSSFYRISNGHSTKEFNRQQLWLNALHRENWPDKMIKNARVCSKHFVSGKRSDEPNHPDYVPSVFMYKPNSSGHKRLQLYQRYQSQEKKQKTFSGDNIFNEQSAYVETEEYYTQNIPIEESMFSENEKFSGNSTEESVLFKSVGIQCDLSMEELLKEENQKISHGIR; encoded by the exons atgcctgaTAGTTGCTGTGTAGTAGGATGTGCAAATAGAAGAAGTTTTAcaaagttttcaagtttttaccGCATTTCAAATGGTCATTCCACAAAAGAATTTAACAGACAACAACTTTGGCTGAATGCTCTTCATAGAGAAAACTGGCctgataaaatgataaaaaatgctCGTGTATGCAGCAAACACTTTGTTTCAG gtAAACGATCTGATGAACCCAATCATCCAGATTATGTACCTTCAGTTTTCATGTACAAACCCAATAGTTCAGGTCATAAACGATTGCAGCTTTATCAAAGATACCAATCAcaagaaaagaaacaaaaaacattttcaggagataatatttttaatgaacaatCAGCATATGTTGAAACTGAAGAATACTACACACAAAATATTCCTATTGAAGAATCTATGTTTTCTGAAAATGAGAAGTTTTCTGGAAATAGCACAGAAGAATCTGTGTTGTTTAAAAGTGTTGGTATCCAATGTGATTTGAGCATGGAAGAGTTATTAAAAGaggaaaatcaaaaaattagtcATGGAATTAGGTGA
- the LOC136087032 gene encoding uncharacterized protein LOC136087032 yields the protein MGKKLSLTVAKRSEIITFHKESYSVRKICKKLKVARSTVQDTIKRWKATGIFEDKKRSGRPRKTTKAEDNSIILMSKRNRRLTVPEITSGFNRSHSKSFSLTTTKRRLRQAGLSGL from the coding sequence atggGTAAGAAACTTTCTTTAACGGTTGCAAAACGTTCTGAAATAATTACATTTCATAAAGAAAGTTATTCAGTTcgtaaaatttgcaaaaaattaaaagttgccAGAAGTACTGTACAAGATACCATCAAACGATGGAAAGCAACAGGCatttttgaagacaaaaaaaGATCTGGTAGACCACGGAAAACAACAAAAGCAGAAgataatagtataatattgaTGAGTAAAAGGAATCGAAGACTTACAGTTCCGGAAATAACTTCAGGCTTTAATAGGAGtcattcaaaatctttttcattaaCCACTACGAAACGACGTCTTAGACAAGCAGGACTTTCTGGCTTATAG
- the LOC136087033 gene encoding uncharacterized protein LOC136087033 has translation MYTFSPREEERYYLQVMLLYNQRTTSFEDLRTVNGITYPMFKDAARAAGYLNDNNKYRHSVQEGSFLQMPSEMRPLFAYAICFDKTNDAPALWIEFKTAMSDDYRHRKMSEQKNEA, from the coding sequence ATGTATACGTTCAGTCCAAGAGAAGAAGAGCGCTATTACCTACAAGTCATGTTACTATACAATCAAAGAACTACATCATTCGAAGATTTACGAACAGTCAATGGAATAACCTATCCAATGTTTAAAGATGCAGCACGGGCAGCTGGATACCTGAATGACAACAATAAATATCGTCACAGTGTACAAGAAGGATCTTTCCTTCAAATGCCATCAGAAATGCGACCGTTATTCGCATACGCAATTTGTTTCGACAAAACCAATGACGCTCCAGCGCTTTGGATAGAATTCAAAACTGCCATGTCGGACGATTACAGACACCGAAAGATGTCAGAACAAAAAAACGAAGCATAA
- the LOC136087034 gene encoding tigger transposable element-derived protein 2-like translates to MVYYKKRKTDRPPRGKVNENEMRAAVNAVLNGGTVYRVSKERGINLMTLKRYVRKCQINPSTVCKPNFITIQIFNNEEETSLSDYLLRASKLHYGLSTKTTLAYEFAMTLSKRISKSWKSLQIAGKQWLHGFMLRRNELSLRNPEATSMAPATAFNRYTVGEFFTNLKDVRLRHKFQPQNIYNVDETGLTTVQKPVKVIAEKGDKQVGRITSAERGTLVTVCCAVNAIGNSIPPFFIFPRVHFKGSMLNGGPPGCVGVANPSSWMNCAMFFEWMKHFIQNVKCSPANPVLLILDNHESHVSIVCLDLAKKNGITMLSFPPHCSHKLQPLDRSVYGPLKRYYNTACDDWVVSNPRPMTIYDIAAVVRKAYAQAFTLSNISAGFAVAGIEPFNPNVFSDNEFLASYVTDRPEPITANPFPGVIDPVSVIVHAPAFNQSLMSSLSSGPACSVLPIQPISDPVSQLSGVSINISHQVSLEKISESWIKEVH, encoded by the coding sequence atggtgtattataaaaaaagaaaaaccgaTAGACCACCTAGAggtaaagttaatgaaaatgaaatgcGAGCAGCTGTTAATGCAGTTCTTAATGGTGGTACAGTTTATCGTGTATCTAAAGAGAGGGGAATCAATTTAATGACACTTAAGAGATATGTAAGGAAATGTCAAATAAATCCAAGTACAGTCTGCAAACCTAACTTCATTACCATCCAAATCTTTAACAACGAAGAAGAAACATCTTTATCAGACTATCTTTTAAGGGCTTCAAAACTTCACTATGGATTGTCAACCAAAACAACACTTGCCTATGAATTTGCAATGACTCTTTCTAAGCGCATTTCTAAATCCtggaaaagtttacaaattgctGGGAAACAGTGGCTTCATGGTTTTATGTTACGTAGGAATGAGTTATCTTTACGAAATCCAGAAGCTACTAGTATGGCACCTGCAACTGCTTTTAATCGTTATACAGTCGGAGAATTTTTCACCAATCTAAAAGATGTTCGTCTGCGACACAAATTTCAGccacaaaacatatataatgttgatgagaCAGGTCTTACAACCGTTCAAAAACCAGTTAAAGTAATTGCTGAAAAAGGAGATAAACAAGTTGGAAGGATAACTTCAGCAGAAAGAGGGACATTGGTAACAGTTTGTTGTGCAGTTAATGCAATAGGAAACTCAATccctccattttttatttttccaagagTTCATTTCAAAGGAAGTATGTTAAATGGTGGTCCACCTGGATGTGTTGGGGTTGCAAACCCATCTAGCTGGATGAATTGTGCAATGTTTTTCGAGtggatgaaacattttattcaaaatgtgaaATGTTCACCAGCTAATCCAGTGCTTTTAATTCTTGACAACCATGAAAGCCATGTTTCAATTGTGTGTTTagatttagctaaaaaaaatggcaTAACTATGCTGTCCTTTCCACCACATTGTAGTCACAAGCTGCAGCCATTAGATCGGTCAGTTTATGGGCCTTTGAAACGTTATTACAATACAGCCTGTGATGATTGGGTTGTATCTAATCCAAGACCGATGACCATATATGATATAGCTGCAGTTGTAAGGAAAGCTTATGCACAAGCTTTTACTTTGTCTAACATTTCTGCAGGATTTGCTGTGGCAGGAATTGAACCCTTTAATCCTAACGTATTTTCTGATAATGAGTTTTTGGCTTCATATGTAACAGATCGTCCAGAACCTATTACTGCTAACCCATTTCCAGGTGTTATTGATCCAGTTTCTGTTATTGTTCATGCCCCAGCTTTTAATCAATCATTGATGTCAAGTCTGTCATCAGGGCCAGCTTGTAGTGTATTGCCAATTCAGCCTATATCTGATCCTGTAAGTCAACTATCCGGTGTTTCTATTAATATCTCTCATCAAGTAAGTCTAGAAAAAATTTCCGAAAGCTGGATCAAGGAAGTTCATTAA